A region of Paenibacillus sp. JNUCC-31 DNA encodes the following proteins:
- a CDS encoding sulfate/molybdate ABC transporter ATP-binding protein: protein MHVEVRDLNKHFGDFHAVKDVSFDIAKGHLIGLLGPSGGGKTSILRMLAGLENPGSGEIRFHGKIVNHLPPQERGIGFVFQNYALFKHMTVFDNIAFGLKVKKTPKTQIRDRVMELVELTGLKGFEQRYPHQLSGGQRQRVAFARALAPEPQLLLLDEPFAAIDAKIRQELRSWLRELIERVGITSIFVTHDQDEAIEVADEIMIISQGRLEQKGTPWDIYKNPETPFVATFIGESTVVEDASQLKGFEHAVEGERTRALIRPEYIEIGLKNEFSMLSATEKGTVKHLHFRGSEWMVEVEVEGHKLITYRSLEKTTLQVGQQIRVLVHRAYLFNDSDSWVVENRLKEDPMPVII, encoded by the coding sequence ATGCATGTGGAAGTCCGTGATCTGAACAAACATTTCGGTGATTTTCATGCGGTAAAAGATGTCTCGTTCGATATTGCCAAAGGCCATCTGATCGGTTTGCTGGGACCCAGCGGAGGTGGGAAAACATCCATTCTGCGTATGCTGGCGGGTCTGGAGAACCCGGGTTCCGGGGAGATTCGTTTTCACGGAAAGATCGTCAACCATCTGCCTCCACAGGAGCGGGGAATCGGATTTGTATTTCAGAACTACGCCTTGTTCAAACATATGACGGTATTTGATAATATCGCCTTTGGACTCAAGGTCAAAAAGACACCTAAAACCCAGATCCGTGATCGGGTCATGGAGCTTGTGGAGTTGACGGGGCTGAAGGGGTTCGAGCAGCGTTATCCGCATCAGTTGTCTGGTGGACAGCGTCAGCGTGTTGCTTTTGCCAGAGCATTGGCACCGGAGCCGCAGCTGCTGTTGCTGGATGAGCCATTCGCCGCCATTGATGCCAAGATCCGTCAGGAACTGCGTTCCTGGCTGAGAGAGCTGATTGAGCGGGTAGGCATCACTTCGATTTTTGTAACCCATGACCAGGATGAAGCCATTGAAGTTGCCGACGAAATTATGATTATCAGCCAAGGGCGGTTGGAGCAGAAAGGCACGCCATGGGATATATACAAGAATCCGGAGACACCTTTTGTTGCCACATTTATCGGGGAATCCACCGTTGTGGAGGACGCTTCACAGCTCAAGGGCTTCGAACATGCGGTCGAAGGAGAGCGCACACGTGCGCTGATCCGGCCTGAGTATATTGAGATCGGTTTGAAAAACGAGTTTAGCATGCTGTCCGCTACTGAAAAGGGAACGGTTAAACACCTTCATTTTCGTGGCAGTGAATGGATGGTCGAAGTGGAAGTTGAGGGACATAAACTGATCACGTATCGTTCCCTGGAAAAAACCACCTTGCAAGTCGGCCAACAGATCCGGGTACTTGTCCATCGGGCGTATCTGTTCAATGATTCCGATAGCTGGGTGGTGGAGAACCGATTGAAGGAAGATCCAATGCCGGTCATCATCTAA
- a CDS encoding sulfate ABC transporter substrate-binding protein, with the protein MQTRKKKITPLYAVLMLLLVCMTVGCSKQEDASEQSGASADDQSNTLVIGAYSVAKDAVGELLPKFQEEWKAKTGQTVHFQESYEASGTQARAIVGGFEADVALLAMESDIDKLVKADLVSSNWKQTPNEGMITRSIVVLGTRAGNPLGIRDFEDLTKPGVKVLYPNPKTSGGAQWDINAIYGAGLKLSEEQGKKDPAVAKAFLEKVHENVESLDKSGRSSMAAFEYGVGDVIVTYENELLARIAKGVNYDIVVPKNTILIENPAVVVDKYADKHGNRELAEAFVAYLRTPEAQRIFAKHGFRSVDPDVFAETKSAFPTPEGLFDINYLGGWDKVRSTLYSKRGVWYQVLAGL; encoded by the coding sequence ATGCAGACGAGGAAGAAGAAAATCACCCCTTTATATGCTGTCCTCATGCTTCTGCTCGTCTGCATGACCGTTGGATGCAGCAAGCAGGAGGATGCGAGCGAACAGAGCGGAGCATCCGCAGACGACCAGTCCAATACGCTGGTTATCGGTGCTTACAGTGTAGCCAAAGACGCCGTTGGAGAGTTGCTGCCCAAATTTCAGGAGGAATGGAAAGCCAAGACGGGGCAGACCGTTCACTTCCAAGAATCCTATGAAGCTTCCGGCACGCAGGCGAGAGCCATTGTTGGCGGATTTGAAGCCGATGTTGCGCTTCTCGCAATGGAGAGTGATATTGATAAGCTGGTCAAAGCCGATCTGGTCAGCTCCAATTGGAAGCAGACACCGAATGAAGGCATGATCACCCGTTCGATTGTTGTTCTCGGTACAAGAGCAGGTAACCCGCTTGGGATTCGTGATTTTGAAGATTTGACCAAGCCGGGTGTGAAGGTGCTCTATCCTAATCCGAAGACGTCAGGCGGAGCCCAATGGGATATTAATGCCATTTACGGTGCGGGCTTGAAGCTATCTGAGGAGCAAGGGAAAAAAGATCCTGCTGTGGCTAAAGCCTTTTTGGAAAAGGTACATGAGAACGTCGAGTCACTGGATAAGAGCGGTCGATCCTCAATGGCGGCTTTTGAATATGGCGTGGGGGATGTTATCGTCACGTATGAGAATGAACTGCTTGCCCGGATTGCCAAGGGAGTAAATTATGACATCGTCGTTCCCAAAAACACGATCCTGATTGAAAATCCGGCGGTTGTTGTAGACAAATATGCGGATAAGCATGGCAATCGTGAATTGGCTGAAGCCTTTGTAGCGTATCTGCGTACGCCGGAGGCCCAGCGCATTTTTGCCAAGCACGGGTTCCGTTCGGTAGACCCTGATGTGTTTGCAGAGACAAAGTCTGCGTTCCCGACGCCCGAAGGTCTGTTCGATATTAATTACCTCGGCGGATGGGATAAAGTGCGCAGTACACTGTATTCCAAACGAGGTGTATGGTACCAGGTGTTGGCGGGATTATAG
- a CDS encoding ABC transporter substrate-binding protein, with amino-acid sequence MKSKKMWLSMMLVLVIAIMTACGSSGDGTSSSSNTGENTATTDNGQPKDGGSIIIAVQDDPKVMNPIYAGDRVTLTIDQSLYAPLFNVNDGKKTYVLADSDSFSDDHLTYTLKLKDGLKWHDGQPLTADDIVFTMDSILDEKQHSSSRSQYVFDGKPVKVTKIDDLTVEFKLPEVSAAFEGALVSFYPIPKHIFEGEADIEKSDKNNNPIGSGPFKFKEYRPGEYVTLERFDDYFAGKAHLDSVTYRVAKDPNAANLALQNGEIQMRMVDTQDYNKLNDTGKFNMLTYPEGRLQYMVFNLNVPSMQKKEVRQAIAYALDKNELITASYSSADFAEPAPSILTPDTLYQTDDVEKYDYNVEKAKQLLADAGVSNLKLRLAYTNTNKPQTSQALYIQQKLKDVGIEVELLPMDGTAYGNRTLDMNNTDFELSFGGYIMGYEPDAYKSLFLSDAAYNYSHYKNADFDKLWNEAAVQIDETKRGDLYKQIQQTVANEMTVYPIAYTKAVVAVDNTYGGVEDANPKPVVMLEDLSKLFKK; translated from the coding sequence ATGAAATCTAAAAAAATGTGGCTGTCCATGATGCTGGTACTGGTTATCGCAATCATGACTGCATGCGGAAGCAGCGGTGACGGAACAAGCTCTTCGTCTAATACCGGAGAAAATACAGCAACGACAGATAATGGTCAACCGAAAGACGGCGGCAGCATCATTATTGCTGTTCAGGATGACCCTAAAGTGATGAATCCGATTTATGCGGGTGACCGTGTAACGTTGACGATTGATCAATCCTTATATGCTCCACTGTTCAATGTGAATGATGGCAAAAAAACGTATGTACTCGCAGACAGTGACAGCTTCTCTGATGATCACCTGACGTATACGTTGAAGCTGAAAGACGGGCTGAAATGGCATGACGGACAGCCTTTGACAGCGGATGATATCGTGTTCACGATGGATAGCATCCTTGATGAGAAACAGCACAGTTCTTCCCGCAGTCAGTATGTTTTTGATGGCAAACCGGTGAAAGTAACCAAGATCGACGACCTGACGGTGGAATTCAAATTGCCGGAAGTATCTGCTGCTTTTGAAGGAGCATTGGTTTCTTTCTATCCAATTCCTAAACATATTTTTGAAGGCGAAGCCGATATTGAGAAAAGCGACAAAAACAACAACCCGATCGGTTCCGGTCCGTTCAAGTTCAAGGAATACCGTCCGGGCGAATACGTAACACTGGAACGTTTTGATGATTACTTTGCAGGCAAAGCTCATCTGGATAGCGTGACGTACCGTGTAGCGAAAGATCCAAATGCGGCGAACCTGGCCCTGCAAAACGGCGAAATTCAAATGCGTATGGTCGACACACAGGATTACAACAAATTGAATGACACAGGCAAATTCAACATGCTGACTTACCCGGAAGGCCGCTTGCAATACATGGTGTTCAACCTGAACGTGCCTTCAATGCAAAAGAAAGAAGTTCGTCAAGCCATCGCTTATGCTTTGGATAAAAATGAACTGATTACCGCTTCGTATTCCTCAGCTGATTTTGCTGAACCGGCTCCGTCGATTCTGACACCGGATACGTTATACCAAACGGATGATGTTGAGAAATACGACTACAACGTGGAAAAAGCGAAGCAACTGCTGGCTGATGCAGGCGTAAGCAACCTGAAATTACGTCTTGCGTACACAAACACTAACAAACCACAAACCAGCCAAGCGCTGTACATTCAGCAAAAACTGAAAGACGTTGGCATTGAAGTGGAATTGCTGCCGATGGACGGAACGGCTTATGGTAACCGTACACTGGACATGAACAATACAGACTTTGAACTGTCCTTTGGTGGATACATCATGGGTTATGAGCCGGATGCCTATAAATCTCTCTTCCTGAGCGATGCGGCATACAACTACTCCCATTACAAAAATGCCGATTTCGACAAGCTGTGGAATGAAGCTGCCGTTCAAATTGACGAAACCAAACGTGGCGATTTGTACAAACAAATCCAACAAACCGTAGCAAATGAAATGACTGTATACCCCATTGCCTACACGAAAGCTGTAGTCGCTGTGGATAACACATACGGCGGCGTTGAAGATGCAAATCCGAAACCAGTCGTTATGCTCGAAGATCTGTCTAAACTATTTAAAAAATAA
- a CDS encoding ABC transporter permease produces the protein MNNYIVRRIAQAIPLLFVISIVSFTLIKLAPGDPVLSFVTPNMGAEDVERIRQNLGLDQPMYVQYVVWLKNVLSGDLGYSLVNHRPVAEMIIERLPATFGLMGVSLLLSLLISIPLSMIAGSRQNSLFDRGLSLISYIGISIPSFWFGMMLIYFFAVELHWLPSMGMRTVGMDSAWDIIKHGILPCTVLTFMNVSVYMRYIRSNTISQLEEDYVQIQYAYGATKGTVLLRHVLKNVLLPVITILGMSLPELIAGAFITESVFSWPGMGSLGISAVHGLDYPIIMGITMMSSVLLVVGNLIADILYGVVDPRIKTTG, from the coding sequence GTGAACAACTATATTGTCCGAAGGATCGCACAAGCGATTCCGCTTCTTTTTGTAATCTCCATCGTATCGTTCACCTTGATCAAGCTGGCGCCCGGCGATCCGGTGCTTTCCTTTGTTACCCCGAATATGGGAGCAGAGGATGTGGAACGTATTCGGCAAAACCTCGGACTTGATCAGCCGATGTACGTGCAGTATGTCGTATGGCTCAAAAATGTTTTGTCTGGTGATCTCGGTTATTCACTGGTGAACCATCGACCGGTTGCCGAGATGATTATTGAACGCTTGCCTGCAACGTTTGGCTTAATGGGGGTGTCGCTATTATTATCTTTGCTCATTTCCATTCCGCTCAGCATGATTGCGGGCTCGCGTCAGAACAGCCTGTTTGACCGTGGACTCAGCCTGATCTCGTATATCGGGATATCGATTCCAAGCTTCTGGTTCGGTATGATGCTGATCTATTTCTTTGCAGTAGAGCTGCACTGGTTGCCGAGCATGGGTATGCGAACAGTCGGTATGGACTCCGCATGGGATATTATCAAACACGGTATTCTGCCATGCACAGTATTGACCTTTATGAACGTGTCCGTGTACATGCGCTATATTCGATCGAATACAATCAGTCAACTGGAAGAGGACTATGTTCAGATTCAGTATGCCTACGGTGCAACGAAAGGAACGGTACTGCTTCGTCACGTGCTCAAAAATGTACTGCTGCCTGTAATCACCATTCTGGGCATGTCTTTGCCGGAGTTGATTGCGGGAGCATTTATTACGGAGTCCGTTTTCTCGTGGCCGGGAATGGGCTCGCTCGGAATCTCGGCCGTTCACGGTCTGGATTATCCGATTATTATGGGTATTACGATGATGTCTTCTGTGCTGCTGGTCGTCGGAAACCTGATAGCTGATATCTTATATGGCGTGGTAGATCCACGAATCAAGACAACGGGGTGA
- a CDS encoding ABC transporter permease, whose product MNSMRWRNLRTQFRQQKLGLAAVIILGIFVLASLFAFLSPHDPNEIVVMERLQQPSADHWFGTDDYGRDYLARALYGGRVSLAVGFLSMAIAVIVGTLVGTVSGYFGGWVDNTLMRIVDVLMSIPSFFLMLILNAYLKPGIGTIIVIIGVLSWMNIARIVRAEAMSVKQREYVLYARVSGQKPGRIIMKHIIPNVIPTIIVAATINIASAILMESSLSFLGLGVKQPNSSWGSMLNDAQGFISEAPYMAIFPGLFILLTVLSFNFLGDVFRVAFEPKANKR is encoded by the coding sequence ATGAATTCAATGCGCTGGCGTAATTTACGGACGCAGTTCCGGCAGCAGAAACTGGGCCTTGCAGCTGTCATCATATTGGGCATCTTTGTGCTCGCATCCCTGTTTGCGTTTCTGTCTCCGCATGATCCTAATGAAATTGTAGTGATGGAACGGCTTCAACAGCCAAGTGCAGATCATTGGTTTGGTACGGATGATTACGGACGGGATTATCTGGCTAGGGCCTTGTATGGAGGGCGGGTATCTCTCGCCGTAGGTTTCCTGTCGATGGCGATCGCCGTTATTGTAGGAACTCTTGTAGGGACGGTTAGTGGTTATTTTGGCGGCTGGGTGGATAATACGTTGATGCGTATTGTTGATGTGCTCATGTCGATTCCATCCTTCTTTCTGATGCTGATCCTGAACGCATATCTCAAGCCGGGGATTGGTACGATTATTGTCATTATCGGGGTGTTAAGCTGGATGAATATTGCCCGGATTGTCAGGGCTGAAGCGATGTCAGTCAAGCAGCGGGAATATGTGCTGTATGCGCGTGTATCGGGTCAGAAGCCGGGCCGGATCATTATGAAGCATATCATTCCCAATGTCATACCCACCATCATTGTGGCAGCCACGATCAACATCGCGAGTGCAATTCTGATGGAATCGTCGCTAAGCTTCCTCGGACTGGGAGTCAAACAGCCGAACTCCTCATGGGGAAGCATGCTTAACGATGCGCAGGGCTTTATTAGTGAAGCGCCGTATATGGCGATCTTCCCGGGACTGTTTATTTTGCTGACGGTGCTATCGTTTAACTTCTTGGGCGATGTGTTCCGCGTAGCCTTTGAGCCGAAAGCGAACAAGCGATAG
- a CDS encoding ABC transporter ATP-binding protein: MTDLLSVKQLKTSFATREGEIQSVRGVSFTLNEGEVVGLVGESGSGKSVTARSLIRLIQPPGQITDGQILFRGEDLLTKSDKELRKIRGNRISMIFQDPMTSLNPVVRVGKQMTEVIRRHRKMDKAAARKEAIELLRQVGIPSPEERIDQYPHEFSGGMRQRVMIAMALSCKPELLIADEPTTALDVTIQAQILQLMQELKESTQTSILMITHDLGVVAQVCTRVIVMYGGLIMEEGPVERIFAHPQHPYTQGLLRSIPKPGEEGGRQRLATIEGTPPNLLHPPTGCPFMERCPHAMEVCKQMPAYTETAPGHRALCWLLDDKAREQPQVQADATSEEVEK; encoded by the coding sequence ATGACAGATTTATTATCGGTCAAACAACTGAAAACGTCCTTTGCAACGCGGGAAGGTGAGATACAGTCCGTCCGGGGTGTGAGTTTTACGTTAAATGAGGGCGAAGTGGTGGGACTGGTCGGCGAGTCCGGCAGCGGAAAAAGTGTAACCGCCCGTTCGCTGATCCGACTGATCCAGCCGCCAGGCCAGATTACGGATGGTCAGATTTTGTTCAGGGGAGAAGATTTGCTGACCAAGTCGGACAAGGAGCTGCGCAAAATCCGGGGTAACCGCATCTCGATGATTTTTCAGGACCCGATGACATCACTTAACCCAGTGGTTCGTGTAGGCAAACAGATGACAGAGGTCATCCGTCGTCACCGAAAAATGGACAAGGCGGCAGCACGCAAGGAAGCAATCGAGTTGCTGCGACAAGTGGGCATTCCCTCTCCGGAAGAGCGAATTGACCAATATCCACACGAGTTCAGCGGAGGCATGAGACAACGGGTAATGATCGCTATGGCTCTGTCCTGCAAGCCGGAGTTATTGATCGCTGATGAACCGACGACGGCACTGGATGTGACCATTCAGGCACAGATCTTGCAGCTGATGCAGGAACTGAAAGAGTCCACGCAGACGTCCATTCTAATGATTACGCATGACCTTGGCGTTGTTGCGCAGGTCTGTACCCGTGTAATTGTGATGTACGGTGGACTCATTATGGAAGAAGGGCCTGTGGAACGTATTTTCGCTCATCCTCAGCATCCATATACCCAAGGGTTGCTGCGTTCCATTCCGAAACCCGGCGAGGAAGGTGGACGCCAGCGGCTGGCAACGATTGAGGGCACACCGCCCAATCTGCTTCACCCACCAACCGGGTGCCCATTTATGGAACGTTGCCCACACGCCATGGAGGTATGCAAACAGATGCCTGCGTACACTGAGACTGCGCCCGGTCATCGAGCGCTATGCTGGTTGCTGGACGATAAGGCTCGGGAACAGCCTCAAGTACAAGCAGATGCAACGTCAGAGGAGGTGGAGAAATGA
- a CDS encoding ABC transporter ATP-binding protein, translating to MSSGTDQREVLLDVRGLKKYFPVRGAGKGKDVVKAVDNVSFHIHKGETFGLVGESGCGKSTTGRSIVRLFDVTDGSIMFGGQDVAKMNERQLKPFRKRMQTIFQDPYSSLNPGMDVQQIISEPMEIHNYASKAEMKGRALDLMNRVGLKPEHAERYPHEFSGGQRQRISIARALSVNPEFILCDEPLSALDVSVQAQVVNMLEDLQAEMGLTYLFIAHDLSMVRHISNRIGVMYRGKLVEVAPTEELYRNPVHPYTQALLAAIPVPDPSVRNVAPPVYSGDTDPSARGRDEEPEWMEVSPGHFVSGYRDRI from the coding sequence ATGAGTTCAGGAACAGATCAGCGTGAAGTATTGCTGGACGTGCGTGGATTGAAAAAATATTTTCCGGTCCGTGGTGCTGGCAAAGGCAAAGACGTCGTGAAAGCCGTGGATAACGTTAGTTTTCATATTCACAAGGGAGAGACATTTGGGCTGGTTGGAGAATCTGGCTGTGGCAAATCAACGACTGGACGCAGCATTGTGAGACTCTTCGATGTAACGGACGGAAGCATTATGTTTGGCGGACAGGATGTTGCCAAGATGAATGAACGCCAGTTGAAGCCGTTTCGCAAACGAATGCAGACGATTTTCCAGGACCCTTATTCTTCACTAAATCCGGGTATGGATGTTCAGCAGATTATTAGTGAACCCATGGAAATTCATAATTATGCTTCCAAGGCAGAGATGAAGGGACGAGCGCTTGACCTGATGAACCGTGTGGGCCTGAAGCCAGAACACGCGGAGCGTTATCCGCATGAATTCAGTGGAGGGCAGCGTCAGCGGATCAGCATTGCCCGGGCATTGTCGGTGAACCCGGAATTCATTTTGTGTGATGAGCCGTTGTCCGCTCTGGATGTGTCCGTACAGGCACAGGTGGTCAATATGCTTGAAGATCTGCAGGCAGAGATGGGACTGACCTATTTGTTCATTGCCCATGATTTGTCGATGGTACGCCACATCTCGAACCGGATCGGTGTGATGTACCGCGGCAAATTAGTGGAAGTTGCACCAACGGAGGAACTGTACCGTAATCCGGTACATCCGTACACCCAGGCATTGCTGGCGGCAATCCCTGTACCTGATCCAAGTGTACGGAACGTGGCACCACCGGTCTACAGCGGGGATACCGATCCTTCCGCCCGGGGACGGGATGAAGAACCAGAGTGGATGGAAGTTTCGCCAGGACACTTTGTATCCGGCTATCGGGACAGGATATAA
- a CDS encoding MBL fold metallo-hydrolase, which produces MNQLTFLGTGDAMGVPRVYCDCAVCTEARITGINLRKRAAVLIHSDGEHEPFMIDCGPDWRSQMEDQGMRMVQTLLITHAHFDHIGGLPEWADACRWLGVKGQLYAPREVIATIRSQFPWLGRHMDFMETDADIELGGWKVHSWKVCHGHNGYSYAYRLEREGYSWAYCSDAIDLNASEKQPLYGLDLLVLGTSFVHELAEFSTRSVYDMVEAQELLQDLQPGQTYFTHMSHDVDIRQNYDLDQGITLALTGLKVKLGE; this is translated from the coding sequence ATGAATCAACTAACTTTCTTGGGAACCGGGGATGCGATGGGTGTTCCGCGGGTGTATTGTGATTGCGCCGTTTGCACAGAAGCCCGAATTACGGGGATCAACCTTCGCAAACGTGCTGCTGTTTTGATTCATAGTGATGGCGAGCACGAACCTTTCATGATTGACTGCGGACCGGACTGGAGGTCACAGATGGAAGACCAAGGGATGCGGATGGTGCAGACGCTGCTGATCACACATGCGCATTTTGATCATATTGGAGGCCTGCCTGAATGGGCAGATGCGTGTCGCTGGTTGGGTGTAAAAGGGCAGTTGTATGCACCACGGGAGGTGATTGCGACCATTCGGAGCCAATTTCCATGGCTCGGTCGTCATATGGATTTTATGGAAACAGATGCGGATATCGAGCTTGGTGGATGGAAGGTGCACTCCTGGAAGGTGTGCCACGGTCATAATGGCTATTCGTATGCGTATCGACTGGAACGTGAAGGGTACAGCTGGGCATATTGCTCGGATGCCATTGATCTGAATGCTTCGGAGAAGCAGCCGTTGTACGGGCTGGATCTGCTGGTCCTTGGAACGAGCTTTGTTCATGAACTTGCGGAATTCTCCACCCGCTCGGTGTACGATATGGTTGAGGCGCAGGAGCTGTTGCAGGATTTGCAGCCGGGGCAGACCTATTTTACACATATGTCTCACGACGTGGATATACGCCAGAATTATGATTTGGATCAAGGGATTACGCTGGCACTTACCGGTCTGAAGGTGAAGTTGGGAGAATAG
- a CDS encoding RNA polymerase sigma factor, which yields MAFVKSVDCRINRPHENKRIESYSHSGVQTGYTLEQTMEAALPDLLGSLYAYCMSLTGSVWETEDLVQDTCVKVLSSSATRRTSMTEDMNWEAYLIRVARNTWIDAIRKRETLASKLESMKPLMQEYEEEGRFEEVEFAVQILVDELPPWQRAIYMLRDLMGYTTVETAELLDTTEGAVKAALSRARSALAKVRHSLNEPDSDHTNQVDEDQQNREELRSYLLAFRSGDTARLIDLCLNQTDDPMAVAGTILQQTLPSQSMQPVMYSYSCSDTNSMSYGGGYTVSMVA from the coding sequence ATGGCCTTTGTGAAGTCCGTGGATTGCAGAATCAACAGACCACATGAGAATAAACGAATTGAATCATATAGCCATTCCGGTGTTCAAACCGGATATACGTTAGAGCAAACGATGGAAGCTGCGCTGCCGGATCTGCTGGGTTCGTTGTATGCCTATTGCATGTCATTGACAGGTTCAGTTTGGGAGACAGAGGATCTGGTTCAGGATACATGTGTTAAAGTACTATCCTCTTCAGCTACCCGAAGAACGAGCATGACAGAGGACATGAACTGGGAAGCCTATCTCATCCGCGTTGCGCGCAACACCTGGATTGACGCCATACGGAAGCGTGAGACATTGGCGAGCAAACTGGAAAGCATGAAGCCATTGATGCAGGAATATGAGGAAGAAGGGCGTTTCGAGGAAGTTGAGTTCGCTGTTCAGATCCTTGTGGATGAACTGCCACCGTGGCAGCGAGCGATATATATGTTACGTGATTTAATGGGATATACGACGGTAGAGACTGCTGAACTGTTGGATACGACGGAAGGTGCGGTCAAAGCTGCCCTGAGTCGTGCCCGCTCTGCCCTGGCCAAAGTGAGGCACAGCCTGAACGAACCGGATTCTGACCATACGAATCAAGTGGATGAGGACCAACAAAATCGGGAGGAATTGCGCAGTTATTTACTGGCGTTCCGCAGTGGTGATACAGCCCGTTTAATTGATCTATGCCTGAATCAGACGGATGATCCGATGGCTGTGGCGGGGACGATTTTGCAGCAGACTCTGCCGTCTCAATCGATGCAGCCCGTGATGTACAGTTATTCATGCTCCGATACGAATTCCATGTCGTATGGGGGAGGATATACGGTCAGCATGGTTGCGTAA
- the clpP gene encoding ATP-dependent Clp endopeptidase proteolytic subunit ClpP: MNVVPYVVEQTARGERSYDIYSRLLKDRIIMVSGEIEDQMANAIVAQLLFLTAEDPEKDIQMYINSPGGSVTAGFSIYDTMQFVKPDISTICTGMAASFGTILLVGGTKGKRLALPNSEIMIHQPLGGTRGQASDMLIHANRIIQHRQRLNKLLADHTGQPMERIEKDTDRDYFLTAAEAVEYGLVDKVISST, translated from the coding sequence ATGAACGTGGTACCTTATGTTGTTGAACAGACAGCCCGCGGAGAGCGGAGCTATGATATTTATTCCCGTTTGCTGAAAGATCGGATCATTATGGTATCCGGGGAAATTGAGGATCAGATGGCCAACGCCATCGTGGCCCAGTTGTTGTTTCTGACCGCAGAGGACCCGGAGAAGGATATCCAGATGTATATTAACAGTCCTGGCGGTTCCGTGACTGCCGGATTCTCCATCTATGACACGATGCAATTCGTGAAGCCTGACATTTCCACGATCTGCACAGGTATGGCGGCCAGCTTCGGTACGATCCTGCTGGTTGGTGGAACAAAAGGGAAACGGCTTGCATTGCCAAACAGCGAAATCATGATTCACCAGCCGCTTGGCGGAACACGGGGGCAGGCCTCGGATATGTTGATTCATGCCAACCGGATTATCCAGCACCGTCAGCGACTTAACAAGCTGCTTGCTGATCATACGGGACAGCCGATGGAGCGGATTGAAAAGGATACAGATAGAGATTACTTCCTGACCGCTGCGGAAGCCGTCGAGTATGGTCTTGTGGATAAGGTGATATCCAGCACGTAA
- a CDS encoding GntR family transcriptional regulator — translation MRILISNASSDPIYIQILTQIRQSILSGELAAGETLPSIRQLAKDLQVSVITTKRVYEELEKEKLIDSVVGKGSFVSGANQDFIREQRLKRMEEKMLDILRESKELGMSAQEVIKHFTLLVEEEHT, via the coding sequence ATTAGAATTCTAATATCCAATGCATCAAGCGATCCGATCTACATACAGATCCTGACCCAGATTAGACAGAGCATTTTAAGCGGGGAACTGGCTGCAGGGGAGACTCTGCCCTCAATCCGTCAACTTGCGAAGGATCTACAGGTGAGTGTAATTACAACCAAACGTGTCTATGAGGAGCTGGAGAAAGAGAAGCTGATTGATTCTGTCGTAGGCAAAGGCAGTTTTGTCTCCGGGGCCAATCAGGATTTTATTCGGGAACAGCGGCTGAAGCGAATGGAAGAGAAAATGCTCGATATCCTTCGTGAGAGCAAGGAACTGGGCATGAGTGCTCAGGAAGTAATTAAGCATTTTACGTTGTTAGTGGAGGAGGAACACACATGA